CCGTGTACGCCCTTTCGGGGTGGGCGACACCCGGCGTTATGGTGGGTGCACACCACACGGGAGCCCGGTGCACCGGGCTGAGAGGCGGGCTGGAGCGGCCCGCGACCGTCCGAACCTGATCCGGGTCATGCCGGCGAAGGGAGAATCAGCGACGTGGCACGGTCCCATTCAGACGTGCTGGTGGTCGGCGGCGGCATCATCGGGCTCGGCGTCGCCTGGCGGGCGGCGCAGCGCGGGCTGGCCGTGGCCCTGGTCGATCCTGTGCCCGGCGGCGGTGCGGCGCAGGTGGCTGCGGGCATGCTGGCGCCGGTGACGGAGCTGCAGTACGGCGAGGAGCCGCTGCTGCGCCTGGGCATGGCGTCGAACGAGCGGTACGAGGCGTTCGCGGCGGAGCTGACGGAGGCGACCGGGCTGGACACCGGGTACCGGCGGACGGGGACGCTGGCGGTGGCGCTGGACGCGGACGACCGCGAGGAGCTGCGCGAGCTGCACGCCTTCCAGGGCCGGCTGGGTCTGGACTCGCAGTGGCTGACCGGGCGGGAGTGCCGCCGGCTGGAGCCGATGCTGGCGCCTGGCGTCCGGGGCGGTCTGCTGGTCACCGGGGACCACCAGGTGGACGGCCGGCGCCTCGCGCGGGCGCTGGTCGCGGCCTGCGAGCGGGCCGGGGTGGTGCTGCACCGGGCGAGCGCGGCCGAGCTGCTGGTCGAGGACGGCCGGGCTGCCGGGGTGCGCACCGACGGCGGCGAGGAGCTCGCGGGCGACCGGGTGGTGCTGGCGGCGGGCTGCCGCAGCCACCTGCTGCCTGGCCTGCCGGAGGGTGTGCTGCCGCCGGTCAGGCCGGTGAAGGGCCAGGTGCTGCGGCTGCAGGTGCCGCCGGCGTACCGGCCGTTCCTGTCGCGCAACGTGCGGGCGGTGGTGCGCGGGCAGCACATCTACCTGGTGCCGCGGGCGGACGGCGAGCTGGTGATCGGCGCGACCAGCGAGGAGCAGGGCTTCGACACCACGGTGACCGCCGGCGGGGTCTACGAACTGCTGCGCGACGCACACGAGTTGGTGCCGGGGCTGACGGAGCTTCCGCTGGTGGAGACCGGTGCCGGGCTGCGTCCGGGCTCGCCCGACAACGCGCCGCTGCTCGGCCCGACCGCACTGCCCGGGCTGGTCGCCGCGACCGGCCACTACCGCAACGGGGTGCTGCTGACGCCGGTGACCGCCGACCTGGTCGGCGAGTACCTGGCGACGGGGCGTGTCCCGGAGCTCGCCGCTCCGTTCTCTCCCGAACGCTTCTCCCCCGACCGTTTCCACTCGAAGGCCCTCGC
The nucleotide sequence above comes from Streptomyces sp. TLI_235. Encoded proteins:
- a CDS encoding glycine oxidase, with amino-acid sequence MARSHSDVLVVGGGIIGLGVAWRAAQRGLAVALVDPVPGGGAAQVAAGMLAPVTELQYGEEPLLRLGMASNERYEAFAAELTEATGLDTGYRRTGTLAVALDADDREELRELHAFQGRLGLDSQWLTGRECRRLEPMLAPGVRGGLLVTGDHQVDGRRLARALVAACERAGVVLHRASAAELLVEDGRAAGVRTDGGEELAGDRVVLAAGCRSHLLPGLPEGVLPPVRPVKGQVLRLQVPPAYRPFLSRNVRAVVRGQHIYLVPRADGELVIGATSEEQGFDTTVTAGGVYELLRDAHELVPGLTELPLVETGAGLRPGSPDNAPLLGPTALPGLVAATGHYRNGVLLTPVTADLVGEYLATGRVPELAAPFSPERFSPDRFHSKALAC